AAATCCGATTGATGTGCTGGCGGACTCTCAAGAGGATCGCTATCAGTTGGTCTTAGATATTTTCAACGGCGAAAATATTGGTTCAATTCTTTGCATCCTCACGCCTCAGCAGCAGACCCCGGTAGACAAAATCGCCGATAAAATTATTTCTTTCTCAGAGACAACTCATAAGGTTGTTATGGCCAACTTTATGGGAGGAGAAAAGATAAAATCAGCCGCGGAGCGTCTGCAGAAAAACAACATTCCAAATTTTTCGTTTCCGGATGAAGCAGTGGAGGCGCTGGATAAATATTGCCGGTGGAATATTTTTCACTCCACCAAAGAAAAAGCAAAACCCCAAATCGACCAAGAGCGAAGAAGAAGGGCGGAGGCGCTTGTTCAAAAAATCAAGTCAGAGGGCAGAAATGTGTTGCTCTTTTCGGAAGCGGAAGAACTGATGGGGATTTATGGAATCAGCGTCATTGAGACCCATGATTATGGTTCAAATATGAATGCGAGGTTCCCCTTGGTGGCGAAAGTAGACAGCGATAAAGTACTTCATAAGACCGAAAAGCAAGGCGTTATCATAGACATAAAAGACAAGGGGGAGCTAGATAGAGCAATCGCGAAATTAAGGAGTTATTTTCCGGGGGAAAACGTAATTATCCAGCCGATGTCAAAAGGACACGCAGAGTTGATCATTGGAATAAAAAGAGATGAAATTTTCGGGCCAGTTATAATTTACGGCCTGGGAGGAATTTACGCGGAAGTTTTCCGGATGGTGGATTTTCTAATGCCGCCGCTTGACGTTCGGGAAATAGAAGAGTCCCTGCTGAAAAGCAAAATCAGGTTTTTATTCGGGGAAACGCGGGGGAAAAAGAGTTGCAGCAGTCAGGAACTAGCCAAAATACTTGAGGCGGTTGGCTTCCTAGCCCGAGAAAACCCGGAAATACTAGAACTTGATATTAATCCGCTTTTTATCTATAATGATGGTAACAAGGCAATAGCAGCGGATATAAAAGTAATCATTTAAAAACAAAACATTATGGGCGCGAAAAAACTTAAAATTTTGCTAGTTGATGACGATGATTCGACTCGTGAAATATACGCGGAAGTTTTTAAAAATTCCGATTTTGATGTTCTGGAAGCAAAAGACGGCGTTGAAGGATTGGATATAGCTACCCGGGAACTGCCGGATGTGATCTTCACCGGAATTATCATGCCCCGAATGGAT
Above is a genomic segment from Candidatus Moraniibacteriota bacterium containing:
- a CDS encoding acetate--CoA ligase family protein, translated to NPIDVLADSQEDRYQLVLDIFNGENIGSILCILTPQQQTPVDKIADKIISFSETTHKVVMANFMGGEKIKSAAERLQKNNIPNFSFPDEAVEALDKYCRWNIFHSTKEKAKPQIDQERRRRAEALVQKIKSEGRNVLLFSEAEELMGIYGISVIETHDYGSNMNARFPLVAKVDSDKVLHKTEKQGVIIDIKDKGELDRAIAKLRSYFPGENVIIQPMSKGHAELIIGIKRDEIFGPVIIYGLGGIYAEVFRMVDFLMPPLDVREIEESLLKSKIRFLFGETRGKKSCSSQELAKILEAVGFLARENPEILELDINPLFIYNDGNKAIAADIKVII